A portion of the Calothrix sp. 336/3 genome contains these proteins:
- a CDS encoding glycosyltransferase yields MQKQPLRIALITGLYAPFLTGVSVAVHQRVRWFLQQGHEVFLIHPEFDEQYPQEVGRRPMAGLEELQTYPKFSSQTFPTRPLIFYKSLPQPLSDRHWSDTKLLEGYKPDIIIVEEAPQMRGFYSMFIQGYGRPVGSEYARRTGTPIISLFHTDIIAYIQYYLGNQFFSFIRPMLPVFIKQFSEAYDYNYFSSREQLEKYRHLKSQRSEYLPYQGIDCQKFHPANISHNPIPQDKRPTMLFVGRIAPEKNVTQLLDIYPLVAQKIPDVHLVIVGGGPQQAEIRQRAAKYGKGVTVWGESYGTELLGWFARADVFVNPSITENFCTTSNEALASGTPVVSALAPSTAEQVSPGHNGFLAQPNDPEDFAAKIITILGNPELKQEMSHQARLSILEFDWSACMEKFEQRLYEILATSPKTPANIA; encoded by the coding sequence ATGCAAAAACAACCTCTCCGTATTGCCTTAATCACCGGACTCTACGCACCTTTTCTCACAGGAGTTTCCGTTGCTGTCCATCAACGAGTACGTTGGTTCTTGCAACAAGGACATGAAGTTTTTCTGATTCATCCAGAATTCGATGAGCAATATCCCCAAGAAGTGGGTCGTCGTCCCATGGCAGGATTAGAAGAACTCCAAACTTACCCGAAATTCTCCTCCCAGACTTTCCCCACACGACCACTAATTTTTTATAAATCTCTACCCCAACCATTGAGCGATCGCCACTGGAGCGACACCAAACTTTTAGAAGGCTACAAACCGGACATCATCATCGTCGAAGAAGCTCCCCAAATGCGGGGATTTTACTCCATGTTCATCCAAGGTTACGGTCGTCCTGTTGGTTCCGAATACGCTCGACGTACAGGCACACCCATCATATCCTTGTTCCATACAGATATCATTGCCTACATTCAATACTACTTAGGCAATCAATTCTTCAGTTTTATCCGTCCCATGCTCCCTGTTTTCATTAAACAATTCAGCGAAGCATACGACTACAATTACTTTTCTTCTAGAGAACAACTAGAAAAATATCGCCATCTCAAATCCCAACGCAGTGAATACCTACCCTACCAAGGAATAGACTGTCAAAAATTCCACCCTGCAAATATTTCCCATAACCCCATTCCCCAGGACAAACGTCCCACCATGCTCTTTGTTGGACGCATTGCTCCAGAAAAAAATGTCACCCAACTCCTAGATATCTACCCCCTAGTTGCCCAGAAAATCCCCGATGTACATCTAGTCATCGTTGGTGGAGGACCCCAACAGGCAGAAATTCGTCAACGTGCTGCCAAATATGGCAAAGGAGTCACCGTTTGGGGAGAATCCTATGGTACAGAATTACTCGGATGGTTCGCGAGAGCAGATGTATTCGTCAACCCCTCCATTACCGAGAATTTTTGCACTACCAGCAACGAAGCCCTAGCCTCAGGAACCCCCGTAGTCTCTGCCCTTGCCCCCTCCACAGCCGAGCAGGTATCCCCCGGTCACAACGGCTTTTTAGCCCAACCCAACGACCCCGAAGACTTCGCAGCAAAAATTATCACCATCCTGGGGAACCCTGAACTTAAACAAGAAATGTCCCACCAAGCACGTCTGTCCATTCTCGAATTTGATTGGTCAGCCTGTATGGAAAAATTTGAGCAGAGACTCTACGAAATTCTTGCCACATCACCCAAAACCCCAGCAAATATAGCCTAG
- the devC gene encoding ABC transporter permease DevC has product MVLKNSLAWLQLVRNKIRSLVAVAGIGFIVILMFMQLGFQDALYSSATQVHRNLSGDLFLVSSQYKSLTAIQSFFRNRLYQTLGFDGVASVSPMYLGFAKFKNPENGEKYSIYVIGFEPGRPVMNMSEVETNIDRIKVPDVVLFDRNSRPEFGKVAQRFTTEKTEQTLEIFPFDSIKGYSVRVGGLFSLGPSFGVDGNLMVSDSTFMRIFPNSRPSELIDVGVISLKPGANPQKVQQELQANLPNDIKVFTHQGFIDFEKEYWATRTPIGFILNLMLTMASVVGVVIVYQILYSNICTQIVAYATLKAIGYENNYLLLVVFQQAFILSVCGYIPSFVFSLFLYDFAMEATKLPIIMTTNNAIIVLISAISMCMTSGALAINKLRSTDPADIF; this is encoded by the coding sequence ATGGTTTTAAAAAATTCTTTGGCATGGTTACAACTTGTCAGAAATAAAATTCGTTCCCTGGTTGCCGTTGCAGGTATTGGCTTTATCGTAATTTTGATGTTCATGCAACTAGGATTTCAAGATGCACTTTATTCTAGTGCAACCCAAGTCCATCGTAACCTGAGCGGTGATTTATTCCTTGTCAGTTCCCAATATAAATCCTTAACCGCAATTCAAAGCTTTTTTAGAAACCGCTTATATCAAACACTCGGTTTTGATGGTGTGGCATCAGTTAGTCCTATGTATCTGGGATTTGCCAAATTCAAAAATCCTGAGAATGGGGAGAAATACTCGATTTATGTTATTGGTTTTGAACCTGGCAGACCTGTAATGAATATGTCAGAAGTCGAGACAAATATTGATAGAATTAAAGTACCAGATGTAGTTCTATTTGACCGTAATTCGCGTCCAGAATTTGGTAAAGTTGCTCAGAGATTTACGACAGAAAAAACAGAACAAACCCTCGAAATTTTCCCCTTTGACTCCATTAAAGGATATAGCGTCAGAGTCGGTGGATTATTTAGCCTTGGTCCCTCCTTTGGAGTTGATGGCAACTTGATGGTAAGTGATAGTACTTTCATGAGAATCTTCCCTAATAGCCGTCCATCGGAATTAATTGATGTGGGAGTAATTTCTCTCAAACCAGGAGCAAATCCCCAAAAAGTACAACAAGAATTACAGGCAAATTTACCTAATGATATTAAAGTTTTTACCCATCAAGGTTTTATTGATTTCGAGAAAGAATACTGGGCAACAAGAACACCTATTGGGTTTATTCTTAATTTAATGTTAACAATGGCTTCTGTCGTTGGTGTAGTCATAGTTTATCAAATTCTCTACAGCAATATCTGCACTCAGATAGTAGCTTATGCCACATTAAAAGCTATTGGCTACGAAAATAATTATTTATTATTAGTCGTCTTTCAACAGGCATTTATTTTATCAGTGTGCGGCTATATTCCCAGCTTTGTCTTTTCCTTATTTCTCTATGACTTTGCAATGGAAGCCACAAAGCTACCGATAATCATGACGACCAATAACGCTATCATTGTTTTAATCTCTGCAATTTCTATGTGTATGACTTCCGGAGCTTTAGCAATTAATAAGTTGCGCTCTACAGACCCAGCAGACATATTTTAA
- a CDS encoding TrkA family potassium uptake protein gives MYSTLEQKYQRIQKELMVGGMALGGVFVIGTLWYCFVEGWSWEDAAYMTIITLATVGYGETNPLGSRGRLFTIALIIMGVINIGYIVNRFTEAVIQGYFQEGIKLQQQRRIMESLSEHYIICGFSRTGRQIAKEFRAEGVPFVIIDSNLESIQKSQEQGYVLYQGDATLDETLLKVGVERAACIVAALPSDAENLYIVLSAKTLNPQIRAIARASTEEALQKLQRGGADVVISPYISGGKRMAAAALRPQVMDFVDGIISGSDRRLYMEEVRLDPGVCPIVGQTLAQARLRAKTGALVLAIRRHDGTLIGGPNADTVFIAGDVLIAMGTAEQLSDLNKLLQPVGSQELRRPKGG, from the coding sequence GTATTTGTCATCGGGACTTTATGGTATTGCTTCGTTGAGGGTTGGTCATGGGAAGATGCTGCCTACATGACAATTATTACCCTGGCAACGGTGGGTTACGGAGAAACAAATCCCTTGGGGAGTCGGGGTAGATTATTTACTATTGCTCTGATTATCATGGGTGTAATCAATATCGGATATATAGTTAATCGATTTACAGAGGCTGTCATTCAAGGGTACTTTCAAGAAGGTATTAAATTACAACAACAGCGACGCATCATGGAATCCCTATCAGAGCATTATATTATCTGCGGATTTAGTCGCACAGGTAGACAAATCGCCAAGGAATTTCGAGCCGAGGGAGTTCCTTTTGTAATTATTGACTCTAATCTTGAATCTATTCAAAAATCCCAAGAACAGGGTTATGTTCTCTATCAGGGCGATGCCACCTTAGATGAAACCTTGCTCAAGGTAGGGGTGGAGCGAGCTGCTTGTATTGTTGCGGCTCTACCCTCAGATGCAGAAAATTTATACATTGTCCTATCAGCAAAAACTCTGAATCCTCAAATTCGAGCGATCGCCAGAGCTAGTACGGAGGAAGCATTACAAAAATTACAACGCGGGGGTGCGGATGTGGTGATTTCCCCTTATATCTCCGGTGGTAAACGTATGGCGGCGGCGGCTCTGCGTCCCCAAGTTATGGATTTTGTGGATGGGATTATTTCTGGCTCCGATAGAAGACTTTACATGGAAGAGGTGCGCCTTGACCCTGGAGTCTGCCCGATTGTCGGACAAACTTTAGCACAGGCAAGACTGAGAGCCAAAACTGGAGCTTTGGTTTTAGCGATTCGTCGTCATGATGGGACTTTAATTGGTGGTCCAAATGCGGATACAGTATTTATCGCTGGAGATGTGTTGATTGCCATGGGAACAGCAGAACAACTGAGTGACTTAAATAAATTATTGCAGCCTGTTGGTTCCCAAGAACTGCGTCGTCCCAAGGGGGGGTGA
- a CDS encoding DUF2141 domain-containing protein codes for MDTYEYMVRLSTFSFFILSSIASLSLASIVKSEPTANLTVLVKNIKHQTGQICLRIYSGEQGFPSGNKSEVQSGCTKISGSSVSKKFTGLKPGHYAVAVIDDQNGDFKLNRDIFGIPQEGFGLSKNPKVSIQTGTPAFKDASFYLDQNMTVTIIMKYRLDS; via the coding sequence ATGGATACTTATGAGTATATGGTGAGACTCTCAACATTTAGTTTTTTTATCCTCTCCTCCATTGCTAGTTTAAGTCTAGCAAGTATTGTTAAGTCAGAACCAACAGCAAATCTCACGGTTCTCGTTAAGAATATTAAGCATCAAACTGGACAAATCTGTTTACGAATATATTCCGGTGAACAGGGTTTTCCTTCCGGGAATAAAAGTGAAGTTCAAAGTGGTTGTACTAAAATCAGTGGCAGTTCTGTCAGCAAAAAATTTACTGGACTAAAACCAGGACATTATGCAGTTGCTGTTATTGATGATCAAAATGGAGATTTCAAGCTGAATCGAGATATTTTTGGGATTCCCCAAGAAGGTTTTGGTCTTTCCAAAAATCCCAAAGTTTCTATCCAAACAGGAACACCAGCATTTAAAGATGCGAGTTTCTATCTCGACCAAAATATGACTGTGACAATTATCATGAAATATCGTCTCGATTCCTAA
- a CDS encoding biopolymer transporter ExbD, whose protein sequence is MRLPDEPDIPAQINIVPMIDVIFAILTFFIMSTLFLTRSEGLPVNLPKAATAQQQPDAFSITVTIDQLGTISLNRKPVTINKLVGQVKQLIGDNQERLVIINADEQVNHGKVVAVMDKLRQVPGAKLAIATTDDASANTTEQR, encoded by the coding sequence ATGCGTCTTCCTGATGAACCAGATATTCCAGCACAAATTAATATTGTCCCAATGATTGATGTGATTTTTGCAATTTTGACATTCTTCATCATGTCAACGTTGTTTCTGACTCGCTCTGAGGGATTACCTGTGAATTTGCCGAAAGCAGCAACAGCACAGCAACAACCGGATGCTTTTTCAATCACTGTCACCATTGACCAGTTAGGTACTATTAGTTTAAATCGTAAACCTGTAACAATTAATAAGTTAGTCGGACAAGTCAAGCAACTTATCGGTGACAATCAGGAACGTTTGGTGATCATTAATGCTGATGAGCAAGTCAATCACGGTAAAGTTGTTGCAGTCATGGATAAGTTACGTCAGGTTCCAGGAGCTAAATTAGCTATCGCCACAACGGATGATGCTTCTGCAAACACTACCGAACAACGGTGA
- a CDS encoding methylmalonic aciduria and homocystinuria type D protein: MSHPTVYSYEQGYPINLVGANGQAVQISIHHPSQYIRANRDRLFPDWQSQANFWVVIVLQQSRHSMMDITPEVEAEKQQLRENFMRFGLDVAFNLRDRGYITDLLDPRTGYPLLSRPGRIPHDDAAAVKALLGYPAIQNRCRVLVHPQWGTAIYPSAMISIAPPFMIEWVTKSIGSLHGWN, translated from the coding sequence GTGAGCCATCCCACAGTTTACAGTTATGAACAAGGCTATCCGATTAATTTGGTTGGCGCTAACGGACAAGCTGTTCAAATTTCCATTCACCATCCTAGCCAGTATATTCGAGCCAACCGCGATCGCCTTTTTCCAGATTGGCAAAGTCAAGCTAATTTTTGGGTCGTGATTGTTTTGCAACAGTCGCGCCATTCCATGATGGATATCACACCAGAAGTGGAAGCAGAAAAACAGCAACTGCGAGAAAATTTCATGCGTTTTGGTTTAGATGTGGCATTTAATCTGCGCGATCGCGGTTATATTACTGACTTGCTTGACCCCCGAACTGGTTATCCTTTACTTTCTCGTCCCGGACGAATTCCCCATGATGATGCAGCTGCGGTGAAAGCTTTACTCGGTTATCCGGCAATTCAAAATAGATGTCGGGTTCTGGTACATCCTCAGTGGGGAACTGCAATTTATCCGAGTGCGATGATTTCCATTGCCCCACCATTTATGATCGAATGGGTGACAAAAAGTATCGGTTCCCTCCATGGTTGGAATTAA
- a CDS encoding late competence development ComFB family protein — protein sequence MRYTVSGRRAFESHEGLTTQQSKTQSMTKNYRNVMEELIIEEVETQVQRLSPKISKNIKVCEVVAFALNRLPPLYATSKRGWQRQMERGKAELQERITITVRQGITAVVKDPLASGIPLNFEEENAALMAMDKLRNLLQQENLSWDNLAESVEETLLETARGHITWRRGGDEDSFDWESYPQHQM from the coding sequence ATGCGATATACAGTTTCAGGAAGAAGAGCTTTCGAGTCCCACGAAGGATTGACAACACAGCAATCTAAAACTCAATCCATGACGAAAAATTACCGAAATGTCATGGAAGAATTGATCATAGAAGAAGTAGAGACACAAGTCCAAAGATTATCGCCCAAAATCAGTAAAAATATTAAAGTATGTGAAGTCGTCGCTTTTGCCTTAAATCGTTTACCCCCGTTGTATGCTACCAGTAAACGCGGATGGCAAAGACAAATGGAGCGAGGCAAAGCAGAACTACAAGAGAGAATCACCATCACTGTACGTCAAGGTATCACTGCTGTCGTGAAAGACCCCCTTGCTAGTGGTATTCCTCTGAATTTTGAAGAGGAAAATGCTGCACTCATGGCAATGGATAAACTCCGAAATTTACTACAACAGGAAAATTTGTCCTGGGATAATTTAGCAGAATCAGTTGAAGAAACGTTGCTTGAGACTGCTCGCGGTCATATTACTTGGCGCAGAGGAGGGGATGAAGATAGTTTTGATTGGGAGAGTTATCCACAGCATCAAATGTAA
- a CDS encoding GMC oxidoreductase, giving the protein MANNHYDVIIIGTGAGGGTLAHKLASSGKKILILERGKFLPQEKANWDGRQVFQKGCYRPQETWYDKNGKPFHPVTHYFVGGNTKFYGGALFRFREQDFEQVTHQDGISPEWLLKYRDFAPYYDEAEKLYEVHGNHGLDPTEPPREAKYPFPAISHEPYIQGINDALINKGLHPFHLPMGIKLQEKSIHSYCIRCNTCDGFPCFIHGKADADINGIRPAIQFENIHLITEAKVLRLHTSPSGKEVTGLVAEIDGKSQIFTADIFVVACGAINSAVLLLKSANDHHPYGLANSSQLVGCNYMTHKYNVVVTLSTKRNPTIFQKTLGINDFYWGEPDFPYPMGNIQLLGNLPKDRIAANAPPLTPDFINEYIANHSVAWLLITEDLPDLYNRVALKGDKIYLHYKENNRQASNRLLHRWLEVLKKTAPQYNQGHISSFLVEKMTLKEVSHQCGTCRFGDDSKTSVLDINCRTHDVDNLYVVDGSFFPSSTALNPSLTIMANALRVGEHLLARIK; this is encoded by the coding sequence ATGGCAAATAATCATTATGATGTCATCATCATCGGTACTGGTGCAGGTGGTGGCACTTTAGCGCATAAATTAGCATCCAGTGGTAAGAAAATTCTCATATTAGAAAGAGGAAAATTTCTCCCTCAAGAAAAAGCTAACTGGGATGGCAGACAAGTCTTTCAAAAAGGATGCTATCGCCCCCAAGAAACTTGGTATGATAAAAATGGTAAACCATTTCACCCTGTCACGCATTATTTCGTTGGTGGAAATACTAAGTTTTATGGTGGGGCATTATTTAGATTTCGTGAGCAAGACTTTGAACAAGTTACCCATCAAGATGGTATCTCTCCAGAATGGCTATTAAAATATCGTGATTTTGCACCCTATTATGACGAAGCAGAAAAACTCTATGAAGTCCACGGAAACCACGGTTTAGACCCTACAGAGCCACCTAGAGAGGCAAAATACCCTTTCCCTGCTATTAGTCATGAACCTTATATTCAAGGTATCAATGATGCTTTAATTAATAAAGGTTTGCACCCCTTTCATTTACCCATGGGGATTAAATTACAGGAAAAAAGTATCCATAGTTATTGTATTCGCTGTAATACTTGTGATGGTTTTCCTTGCTTTATCCATGGTAAAGCTGATGCTGATATTAATGGAATTCGTCCAGCAATTCAGTTTGAAAATATTCATTTAATTACTGAAGCAAAAGTATTAAGATTACACACGAGTCCTTCCGGCAAAGAAGTTACAGGATTAGTGGCAGAAATCGACGGAAAATCTCAAATATTTACAGCCGATATTTTTGTTGTTGCTTGTGGAGCAATTAATTCTGCGGTACTCCTGCTGAAATCAGCCAATGATCATCATCCCTACGGATTAGCTAATAGCTCTCAATTAGTAGGATGTAATTACATGACACATAAATATAATGTTGTTGTCACACTTTCCACTAAACGAAATCCAACTATTTTTCAAAAAACCTTAGGGATTAATGATTTCTATTGGGGTGAACCAGATTTTCCCTATCCCATGGGCAATATTCAGCTACTAGGAAATCTCCCCAAAGATAGAATTGCAGCTAATGCACCACCTTTGACACCAGACTTTATCAATGAATACATAGCTAATCATTCCGTTGCTTGGCTATTAATTACAGAAGATTTACCGGATTTGTATAATCGAGTTGCATTAAAAGGTGACAAAATATATTTGCATTACAAAGAAAATAATCGCCAAGCATCTAATCGATTACTGCATCGATGGTTAGAAGTTTTAAAAAAAACTGCGCCCCAATATAATCAAGGTCATATTTCTTCCTTCTTAGTGGAAAAAATGACATTAAAAGAGGTCAGTCACCAGTGTGGAACTTGTCGATTTGGTGATGACTCTAAAACTTCAGTTCTAGATATTAATTGTCGTACCCATGACGTGGATAATTTATATGTGGTAGATGGAAGTTTTTTCCCATCAAGTACTGCCTTAAATCCATCCTTAACTATCATGGCAAATGCATTGCGAGTTGGAGAGCATTTATTGGCAAGAATTAAATAA
- a CDS encoding NAD(P)-dependent oxidoreductase has product MELKNKTILVTGIGSFFGLRFTELAINQGMKVCGLENSQEAAKKAQNLGAKVTTGSVTDSKICDKICQGVDIVLHTEEIAKEGGSLEQFQEVNVKGAVNIAKAAKQAGVKTFVHISNALVYGFNYPNHITESGELVSEGNPYCQTKIEAEKALLVLNSPPDFGMIVLRPGDVYGPGCIPWIVRPVLFMRQKLFAIANDGKGVMNHLYLDNLADAIFLAIEKECYGEIFNLTDGEETSWKEYFRQLAEIAALPVPFSLPKDELKMFLKLRYQGQKLFRKQADILPEAVDFMTRPHAYSIEKAKTLLNYQPKINLQEGMRITQEWLQKTDIKKLM; this is encoded by the coding sequence ATGGAACTGAAAAATAAAACTATCCTTGTCACTGGTATTGGTAGCTTTTTTGGTCTGCGTTTCACAGAATTAGCCATCAACCAAGGAATGAAAGTTTGTGGATTAGAAAATTCTCAAGAAGCAGCTAAAAAAGCTCAAAATTTGGGCGCTAAGGTAACGACTGGTAGTGTGACAGATAGTAAAATATGTGATAAAATTTGTCAAGGAGTAGACATAGTTTTACATACAGAAGAAATTGCCAAAGAAGGAGGTTCCTTAGAGCAGTTTCAAGAAGTAAATGTCAAAGGTGCGGTAAATATTGCAAAAGCAGCAAAACAAGCAGGTGTAAAAACCTTTGTACATATTTCCAATGCCTTAGTTTACGGTTTTAACTACCCTAATCACATCACAGAGTCAGGGGAACTTGTCAGTGAAGGGAATCCTTACTGTCAAACAAAAATTGAAGCAGAAAAAGCACTTTTAGTTTTAAATTCTCCACCAGATTTTGGTATGATAGTACTTAGACCTGGTGATGTCTATGGTCCTGGTTGTATTCCTTGGATAGTTAGACCAGTACTATTTATGCGACAAAAATTGTTTGCGATCGCCAATGATGGGAAGGGTGTAATGAACCACCTATATCTAGACAATCTGGCAGATGCAATATTTTTGGCTATCGAAAAAGAATGTTATGGTGAAATTTTCAATCTAACAGATGGTGAAGAAACATCTTGGAAAGAATATTTTCGTCAATTAGCAGAAATTGCCGCTTTACCCGTTCCTTTTTCCTTACCCAAGGATGAGCTAAAAATGTTTTTGAAACTGCGTTACCAAGGTCAAAAACTTTTTCGGAAACAAGCAGATATTTTACCAGAAGCTGTGGACTTTATGACTCGTCCCCATGCCTACTCTATTGAAAAAGCCAAAACTCTCTTAAACTATCAACCGAAGATAAACCTTCAGGAAGGAATGCGAATTACCCAAGAATGGTTACAGAAGACAGATATTAAAAAATTGATGTAA
- a CDS encoding SDR family oxidoreductase, giving the protein MKIIAGKTVLLTGASGGIGQHIARQLATEKATIICVGRSQDKLNQLCEEIKSLGGQGIAIQFDISQLETLSQLVEKVCKSVGQIDILINNAAIEKYRPFQNYTLSDIQGILGTNLLAGMELARLILPSMVARNSGHIVNISSGSGKKGAPYNSIYAASKAGLIMWTDSVRQELPDSNVGISVICPGYTQAGMFIAFGLPAPKLARVSPPEQVAIAVIKAIKNNQAEVLLDGILTRLLFSNIQLFPEFGDKIYQWIGLTKLNRICAQKQMEAEEK; this is encoded by the coding sequence ATGAAAATAATTGCAGGTAAAACTGTACTATTAACAGGCGCTTCAGGTGGTATCGGTCAACACATAGCTCGACAATTAGCAACGGAAAAAGCTACTATTATTTGTGTTGGGCGCTCTCAAGATAAGCTAAATCAACTTTGCGAGGAAATCAAATCCTTGGGAGGTCAAGGTATTGCGATTCAGTTTGATATTAGTCAGTTAGAAACATTATCTCAATTAGTCGAAAAAGTCTGCAAATCTGTAGGTCAAATAGATATTCTAATTAATAATGCAGCAATTGAGAAATATCGCCCCTTCCAGAATTATACTCTTAGTGATATTCAGGGCATTCTGGGAACTAATTTACTCGCAGGAATGGAACTAGCACGGTTAATTTTGCCCAGTATGGTAGCTAGAAATAGTGGTCATATTGTCAATATTTCCTCCGGTTCTGGGAAAAAAGGTGCCCCCTACAACAGTATTTATGCTGCTAGTAAAGCTGGTTTAATTATGTGGACTGACTCGGTACGTCAGGAATTACCGGATAGTAATGTCGGTATTTCTGTAATTTGTCCAGGTTATACCCAAGCTGGGATGTTTATTGCCTTTGGGTTGCCTGCGCCAAAATTAGCAAGGGTTTCTCCTCCGGAGCAGGTGGCGATCGCAGTCATTAAAGCCATCAAAAACAACCAAGCAGAAGTACTCCTCGATGGTATCCTAACTCGACTACTTTTCTCAAATATCCAGCTTTTCCCTGAATTCGGGGACAAAATTTACCAATGGATTGGTTTAACTAAACTAAATCGTATTTGCGCTCAGAAACAAATGGAAGCAGAAGAAAAATAA
- a CDS encoding glycosyltransferase family 2 protein, with the protein MAELALFLSRLLLIWLVIQVLLVGYVLFYLSAYRPNYLPNDKLPKTALIVCLRGADSLLFNCLRSLLLQNYPNYDVKLVIDSIDDPAWKIAEEAIQIRAACPKDSASSQRNINNFGADNVQITPLTIRRYNCSLKCSSLVQAVSELDESYEVVALVDSQAIAHPNWLRTLVTPLMDPQIGATTGNRWYVPTGNNWGTLVRYLWNICAMSQMCLYQIPWSGSLALKTEVIYQTELLEKWARAYREDTMIPGVLAQYGLRVKFVPSGLILNQQECDLPGLFHWMQRQLLACRLYHPRWWLVVTNAVVSIFLPYLLLITSLIAYFTHQPPVTIAGLSTIATYLGGLIMLAIAIEQAVCKYSLHTHTKIISPAIILKLLIGIPLTQWVYTTAILTSIRMSKVTWRGITYHIKSPWNIRLQAYHPYRS; encoded by the coding sequence ATGGCTGAGTTAGCATTATTTTTATCGAGGTTATTACTCATTTGGTTAGTGATTCAAGTCTTATTAGTAGGGTATGTATTATTCTATTTATCCGCCTATAGACCCAATTACTTACCAAATGATAAGTTACCAAAAACGGCATTAATTGTATGTTTACGGGGTGCTGATAGCTTACTATTCAATTGCTTACGTTCACTGCTTTTACAAAATTATCCTAACTATGATGTAAAGCTAGTAATTGATAGTATAGATGACCCTGCCTGGAAAATAGCTGAAGAGGCGATACAAATTCGTGCAGCCTGTCCAAAGGATTCAGCATCCAGCCAAAGAAATATCAATAATTTTGGGGCAGATAATGTGCAAATTACTCCCCTCACAATTCGCCGCTATAACTGTAGTTTAAAATGCAGTTCTTTAGTACAAGCTGTATCAGAATTAGACGAATCCTATGAGGTTGTTGCCCTAGTCGATTCCCAGGCGATCGCCCATCCTAACTGGTTACGGACATTAGTCACCCCGTTAATGGATCCGCAAATTGGTGCAACAACTGGTAATCGATGGTACGTCCCCACAGGTAACAATTGGGGAACATTAGTACGTTATCTGTGGAATATCTGTGCAATGTCACAGATGTGTCTCTATCAGATTCCTTGGAGTGGCAGTTTAGCCCTGAAAACAGAAGTCATTTATCAGACCGAACTACTAGAAAAATGGGCAAGAGCCTATCGTGAAGATACCATGATTCCTGGGGTGCTTGCTCAATACGGACTGCGAGTAAAATTTGTTCCTTCTGGGTTGATTCTCAATCAGCAAGAGTGTGATTTACCAGGGTTATTCCACTGGATGCAGCGTCAACTATTAGCTTGCCGACTTTACCATCCTCGATGGTGGTTAGTAGTTACAAATGCTGTTGTGAGTATCTTTCTCCCCTACTTACTCCTAATCACATCATTAATTGCCTATTTCACCCACCAACCCCCAGTCACCATTGCTGGTTTGAGTACTATTGCTACCTATCTCGGTGGATTGATTATGTTAGCGATCGCCATTGAGCAAGCTGTGTGTAAATACTCACTCCACACTCACACAAAAATCATCTCACCTGCCATTATTCTCAAACTTCTCATCGGTATTCCCCTGACTCAATGGGTTTACACCACTGCCATCCTCACCTCTATAAGAATGAGCAAAGTTACATGGCGCGGTATAACCTATCACATCAAAAGTCCCTGGAATATTCGCCTGCAAGCATATCATCCCTATCGGTCATAA